A genomic window from Fusarium keratoplasticum isolate Fu6.1 chromosome 15, whole genome shotgun sequence includes:
- a CDS encoding Cutinase transcription factor 1 alpha — MLKITDAPITAAGRVAYLGESSNLTLLQDEQSSANSGHYPLPENVRISQASFDGHDDAEVYTILHQSGAFLLPPRSLCDELIEAYFEWVHPIIPIINRTRFMRQHRNPDDSPPLLLLQSILLAGSRACRSPELVDANGSTTPAGFVFFKRAKALYDANYEADRVTIVQSLLLMGWYWEGPDDVTKNIYYWSHLATAVAQGLGMHRSVEQSRLRLSDKRLWKRIWWALFTRDRSVALALGRPVSINLDDSDVEALTEEDFLDQDESDRVSEYPPDPVHIQFFLQYVKLCEIMGLVLSLKHSVASKDQQRIAVNNAQVALADWLHQCPTIVYWAIPRHHFWSGLLHSNYYTMLCLLYRAHMPISDPPPSLEYFPWPNVALRAAAMITMIIENLVAHGQLRFCPPFIVYSLFLAIIMQIHEIKSPVPSIQQDVTEERLRSSMSAMKELSRVWWVGKMIYTLLESVIGEKVLEERLQQATDKPHQKMCQHLPQLEQNDRLSDAPPITVCVDSSPTETYVCLGRNAKGSASPDDGVVHNQTSLFTGIGEDWFQFFGLDEVINFGG, encoded by the exons ATGCTCAAGATTACCGACGCTCCAATCACTGCAGCCGGCCGAGTCGCCTATCTTGGCGAATCCTCCAACCTTACCCTCCTTCAAGACGAACAGAGTTCCGCAAACTCCGGCCACTATCCGTTACCTGAAAACGTTCGAATCTCCCAGGCCAGTTTTGACGGGCACGACGATGCCGAAGTCTACACCATACTGCATCAATCAGGCGCATTTCTGTTGCCTCCTCGATCTCTTTGTGATGAGCTTATCGAGGCCTACTTTGAATGGGTCCATCCTATCATCCCCATTATCAACCGAACCCGCTTTATGCGCCAACATCGAAATCCTGATGACTCCCCACCCTTACTACTTCTCCAGTCCATCCTCCTAGCGGGCAGCCGTGCTTGTCGCAGTCCTGAGCTAGTGGATGCTAATGGCTCGACAACTCCCGCAGGATTTGTCTTCTTTAAGCGTGCAAAAGCTTTATATGACGCAAACTACGAGGCTGACCGGGTCACCATCGTGCAGTCACTCCTCCTCATGGGCTGGTACTGGGAGGGCCCTGACGATGTAACTAAGAATATCTATTACTGGAGTCACTTGGCTACTGCAGTCGCTCAGGGGTTGGGCATGCATCGCTCTGTTGAGCAATCACGGCTACGCCTCTCCGATAAGAGGCTCTGGAAAAGAATCTGGTGGGCCCTGTTTACCCGTGACCGTTCTGTTGCTCTAGCACTGGGTCGGCCCGTTTCTATCAATCTTGACGATTCCGACGTGGAAGCGCTGACGGAAGAAGACTTTTTAGACCAGGACGAGTCAGATAGAGTCAGTGAGTACCCGCCCGACCCTGTACATATACAGTTCTTCCTGCAATACGTCAAGCTTTGCGAAATCATGGGACTTGTGCTGTCATTGAAGCATTCAGTCGCCTCTAAAGACCAGCAACGAATCGCCGTCAACAATGCTCAAGTAGCCTTGGCTGATTGGCTCCATCAATGTCCCACGATTGTATACTGGGCAATACCCCGACACCACTTTTGGTCAGGACTTCTTCACTCTAACTATTACACAATGCTTTGTCTCTTGTATCGAGCCCATATGCCAATCAGCGATCCCCCACCGTCCCTCGAGTACTTTCCCTGGCCCAATGTCGCCCTCCGAGCCGCTGCTATGATCACCATGATTATCGAGAACCTTGTGGCTCATGGCCAGCTCCGTTTCTGCCCGCCCTTTATAGTCTAcagcctcttcttggccataATCATGCAGATACACGAAATCAAGTCGCCTGTGCCTTCTATCCAGCAGGACGTAACGGAGGAAAGACTCCGGAGTTCTATGTCGGCCATGAAGGAATTGTCGCGTGTTTGGTGGGTAGGTAAGATGATTTATACTCTCTTGGAGTCCGTCATTGGGGAAAAGGTGCTGGAGGAGAGATTGCAACAGGCCACCGACAAGCCACATCAGAAAATGTGTCAGCATCTTCCACAGCTGGAACAAAACGATCGACTCTCTGATGCTCCGCCCATAACGGTGTGCGTCGACTCATCGCCAACGGAGACATACGTATGCCTTGGACGCAACGCAAAGGGTTCGGCGTCGCCTGACGATGGCGTGGTGCACAACCAGACTAGCCTATTCACTGGTATTGGCGAAGATTG GTTTCAATTCTTTGGTCTCGACGAAGTCATCAACTTTGGTGGATAG
- a CDS encoding ATP-dependent DNA helicase, whose amino-acid sequence MLHHPHRDQNHLKDVEGTTFATFAEAYDLCLEHENLRSNDYYGELPPPVEDEFEEDPHNEDEITGEECNELAQQLPQHGPQTEDIENLGVRDLDLQHDWSSHVGRYPDLYEVGKGILVDRQGTSYLSS is encoded by the coding sequence atgcttcatcatcctcaccgAGACCAGAACCATCTGAAAGACGTCGAAGGCACGACCTTCGCCACATTCGCCGAAGCATACGATTTATGTCTAGAACACGAGAATCTTCGCTCTAACGACTACTATGGCGAGCTGCCGCCTCCAGTTGAGGATGAATTCGAGGAAGACCCGCACAATGAAGATGAAATCACTGGTGAAGAGTGTAATGAGCTTGCCCAGCAACTACCTCAGCACGGCCCTCAGACCGAGGATATCGAGAATCTAGGTGTTCGTGATCTTGACCTTCAGCATGACTGGTCTTCCCATGTCGGCCGTTACCCTGATCTCTATGAGGTTGGCAAGGGAATACTGGTCGATCGCCAAGGAACATCATACCTCAGCAGTTGA
- a CDS encoding ATP-dependent DNA helicase, with the protein MALLFTDFFIHPVSNTLRELPVLTPSVLTNLQMKLQVIRYLIIDEMSIIGLCMMSYIDERLRQIFPHDQNKFFGGRSVLLIGDFHQLPPVMQKALYSISDARSQLEVRGYTAYVQFNKAVIIRQVVRQQGNKQAAFRMALQGFRDNKPTIEQWRLLRTRLQSVLPFGEVRKFDSAIRIYPTNAQVRQYNLEHMERLRVPCIRIAAAVIGVRASEADSMMAGNLHNRLPICIGARVLLTENLWTAVGLVNGGLG; encoded by the coding sequence ATGGCGCTACTCTTCACTGACTTCTTCATCCATCCGGTCTCCAACACCCTCAGGGAGTTGCCTGTTCTGACCCCATCGGTTCTGACCAATCTTCAAATGAAGCTACAAGTTATTCGCTATCTTATTATTGACGAAATGTCGATTATTGGGCTATGCATGATGAGCTATATTGATGAGCGGCTTCGTCAGATCTTTCCACATGATCAGAATAAGTTCTTCGGTGGCCGCAGCGTTCTTCTAATAGGGGATTTCCATCAACTTCCGCCAGTCATGCAGAAAGCATTATACTCTATATCAGATGCCAGATCTCAGCTTGAAGTCAGAGGCTATACTGCCTATGTTCAGTTCAATAAGGCCGTTATCATTCGACAAGTTGTCCGCCAACAAGGCAACAAACAGGCGGCATTTCGGATGGCTCTTCAAGGCTTTCGTGACAACAAGCCTACGATTGAGCAATGGCGGCTATTACGCACTCGTCTTCAGTCTGTACTGCCTTTTGGGGAGGTTCGCAAGTTCGATAGTGCCATTCGCATCTATCCCACCAATGCTCAAGTTAGGCAGTACAATCTCGAGCACATGGAGCGTCTTCGAGTTCCCTGCATCAGGATAGCTGCAGCAGTTATCGGCGTTAGAGCCTCAGAAGCTGATTCGATGATGGCAGGCAACCTTCACAACAGACTACCTATATGCATTGGGGCCCGGGTTCTTCTCACTGAGAATCTCTGGACAGCTGTTGGCCTCGTTAACGGTGGATTGGGCTAG